One stretch of Schlesneria sp. DSM 10557 DNA includes these proteins:
- a CDS encoding DMT family protein, producing the protein MLTVLLLTISNVFMTFAWYGHLKHKESPIFVAIIVSWLIAFFEYCFQVPANRWGSSQFTPVQLKIMQEVITLVVFSIFAVTYLNQKLGWNHLVAFLLIVGAVFFVRMDKVTAEDPPGTLQAAKIEPPHESP; encoded by the coding sequence ATGCTCACGGTTCTGTTGCTGACAATTTCCAATGTGTTCATGACCTTTGCCTGGTATGGGCACCTGAAACACAAGGAATCACCGATTTTCGTCGCGATCATCGTCAGTTGGCTGATTGCCTTCTTCGAGTACTGTTTTCAAGTCCCCGCGAACCGCTGGGGTTCGTCACAGTTCACTCCTGTGCAACTGAAGATCATGCAGGAAGTCATCACGCTGGTTGTCTTCAGCATCTTCGCCGTCACCTATCTGAACCAGAAACTCGGCTGGAACCATCTTGTCGCGTTTCTGCTGATCGTCGGAGCCGTCTTCTTCGTGCGGATGGACAAAGTGACTGCAGAAGATCCCCCGGGTACGCTTCAAGCTGCGAAGATCGAACCACCGCACGAGTCCCCCTGA
- a CDS encoding PQQ-binding-like beta-propeller repeat protein → MLLPMILLSLIGSGDWPKFRGPNADAHVVGMTVPLEWSDTKNVEWKSDLPGLGWSSPVIVDGRIYLTTAVVKDPDMSLRTMAIDAADGKVIWDREVRSVPQIPSIHVKNSHASPTPIVHEGAVFVHFGNYGMARLKAADGTIEWTCFDIDYNPVHGSGGTPVLCRGKLVVSCDGSKDPFVIGVDANTGKIAWQTPRSTVGSPSHSFGTSTVAEVDGKSQVLSPGPGMFAAYDPDTGAELWKILTPGWSIVPQPAVGFGMVFYNHDYDHPEVLAVKLGGKGDVTDKSIVWRMKPGAPSTPSPLLVGEELYTVSDRGVATCVNAKTGERYWTGRLGGNYSSSPVYVNDRILFMDEDGTATWIKRGTEFEVLGQNTVPGRTFATPAFSKGAMYLRTDTALYKIAEK, encoded by the coding sequence ATGTTACTGCCGATGATTCTGCTTTCTTTGATTGGATCGGGAGACTGGCCGAAATTCCGAGGTCCCAATGCGGACGCCCACGTCGTCGGGATGACGGTCCCGCTCGAATGGTCTGACACAAAGAACGTCGAATGGAAATCGGATCTGCCCGGTCTGGGATGGTCCTCCCCTGTCATCGTGGACGGCAGGATTTACCTGACGACGGCAGTGGTGAAAGACCCGGACATGTCGCTGCGCACGATGGCCATTGATGCCGCAGATGGAAAAGTGATCTGGGATCGGGAAGTCCGATCAGTGCCTCAGATCCCCTCCATTCATGTGAAAAACAGCCACGCCAGTCCCACCCCAATCGTGCACGAAGGAGCGGTCTTCGTCCATTTCGGTAACTACGGGATGGCCAGACTGAAAGCGGCGGATGGAACGATCGAATGGACCTGTTTCGACATCGATTACAACCCTGTCCACGGTTCCGGGGGCACACCTGTCCTTTGCCGTGGAAAGCTCGTCGTCTCGTGTGACGGCAGCAAGGACCCCTTCGTCATCGGGGTTGACGCGAACACCGGAAAGATCGCATGGCAGACCCCCAGATCCACGGTCGGAAGTCCATCCCACTCCTTCGGAACATCTACCGTCGCCGAAGTGGACGGAAAGTCCCAGGTGCTTTCTCCTGGTCCAGGAATGTTCGCGGCATACGACCCTGACACAGGTGCCGAATTATGGAAGATCCTGACCCCCGGCTGGTCCATCGTGCCCCAGCCCGCCGTCGGTTTCGGGATGGTGTTCTATAACCATGACTACGATCACCCGGAGGTCCTCGCTGTGAAACTCGGCGGCAAGGGGGACGTCACCGACAAGAGTATCGTCTGGCGGATGAAGCCGGGCGCACCCAGCACCCCGTCCCCTCTGCTCGTCGGTGAAGAACTTTACACCGTCTCGGACCGAGGCGTCGCCACCTGCGTCAACGCGAAAACAGGGGAACGCTACTGGACGGGTCGCTTGGGAGGAAACTATTCGTCTTCACCGGTCTACGTGAATGACCGGATTTTGTTCATGGACGAAGACGGGACCGCCACCTGGATCAAGCGCGGAAC